A window of Plasmodium vivax scf_4685 genomic scaffold, whole genome shotgun sequence genomic DNA:
tcaaataatatgaatacaaaaaaacTGATTAATACACAATTTACATATATCTTGTATGATgcaatatacataaattggttgattaaatattatgtcttattttttatacatacacTTTCAAGTTTcctaatttatttatatcaaaattaatattattttttattaagctATCCGTTCAAATCGATTATATTatctttattaaattttataaatctgTTACgtcttttttattaaatcatatactttttatttcaaaataacatatgtctacttaataaaatattacccttttttaagcAGTTTATCTCGAttgatatattaataatatttatcttCAGATGatctatataatttataaggttaaattatatttaagaTWTTTAYTAGTAGTATAATTTAAgctattttaaatttcctaattatatttatcacaAATGgatgatttttaaattatataaaatatcgTGTATTTTCTCTAAACTTCATTgatttgcctttttgttcACTATTTctgataataataattacgaTGAAATTCACTATTATTTCCTGTCAAAATAActattataaacattttaatctTATATAACTAATTAGTAATCGTAATCGCGTTCAGgttgataattcaaatagtATCGATCCGATTGAGAATCTAAAGATTCATTTTCTGAACCATATTTCTCTAActctttttcatactcttcgtaataattgtgt
This region includes:
- a CDS encoding hypothetical protein (encoded by transcript PVX_037690A); translated protein: FFLFYYNMSSGLKSRFPKRKRKKKIFEHNYYEEYEKELEKYGSENESLDSQSDRYYLNYQPERDYDY